The genomic DNA AAACCAAACATCATTACCATTTCCTTTCCTGTTAATCTCTTTATACGAGACTGATACAAAATCACAGATTGTCCTGCTCAAGTCAACCTCAAAGTAACAGCGTCCACTCACACTCTCCTGACTCAGAACCTGAGTATAGTGTTCAAATCTCTCTGGATGGTCAGAGTATGGTTGGACACAATTAGTGCTGCTGACTGCTCTGTTGTCCTCAGACAGAATGAGGTTTTTCTGAGCTGTGTTGGGATCCAGAGTCAGTCGACAGAAATCTACAGAAGAACAAAGTGTCTTTAGTCatatttttaagattttattattattttgctctTATTTCATGCTTTGTTTGTTCTTTCAACATGACCCCGAAGTCAGCAGTGATTTGATTGTAAAGCTTGAAGGTCCTAAACACAGTAAAACCCCTTTcctgaattttttttaagtctgatGCTGTATTACTGTCCACGCTTTAAAACCAACACGACCCGATAATTATTCATCTGCTGTAATTGTTAAATAACTTCATATTCAATATTCTTACAAAAAATAAGaataagtctgtgtgtgtgtgtgtgtgtgtgtgtgagtgtgtgtgtgtgtgtgctttactTACATTGTAGAAAATGTTCTCTGGTTTTTGGTTCCGAGAGTAAAATCTGAACGGCTGCAGCTGTGGAGACACAACACAATAAAAGAGTGAACAGCTGGAACATAGAGAATCTGTTCTGTCCAGATGTTAGAGAAAGTGAATCAGACTCTACAGAATTCTACAGATGTCTTCCAGCTACAGAGGGCAATGGTGCACAAACTCAATTTCCAACATAGTACATCACATCAGGACACTCTCACCTTGTTCAGAGACTGTGTTGAGTTTCTCTTCACAGAATTGTTCCAGTTGCTTTTTCAGTTCAGAGAGAGATTTGCTCACTTCGTCAAACAAGAGATTTTGACTGATGAAGATGGGGGGGTGCTCAGATCCAGAAGAGACACAAAGAGCCTGCAGACTCTGCACAAATCAACATTGATTTCACATAAAAGCAAGAGTCACAAGACCCTCATATTCATTTCTGGTGAAAATAAAACCTTCCTCACTGAAAGGAACACAGAACatttaaagctggagtaggtgATTATGTAGAAACTAATAAgtgtacatttatttgtaaaaaatacaaatgaagAAATTAAGTCCCACCCACTACTTGAGCCCTCTTTCTGAATCCattactgtctgtctgtcactcttCAATGTTGGGTCATAGCACGCTGGCGTCCGTCTGGTGACTGCAGCTTCTGCCCGTGTCTGacacttgttttatttttgtttgttcagttgtttttttttttgtttgtttgtttgtttaattaatataaagGTGTTCCTCTGTGATTCAGACAGTGAGTGTTACCTGGAGGAATTGGAtgtgatcgtctgtgtgtgaaagCTGCTCCAGCTCAGTGTCTCTCCTCTTTAGATCAGAGATCTCCTGCTCCAGTTGTTGAATGTGTTCTTCAGCTCGACTCAGTTCAGCCTTCTCCTGAGCTCTGATCAGCTCTGTTACCTCAGAGCGTCTTTCCTCAATGGAGCGGATCAGTTCAGTAAAgatcctctcactgtcctccacCGCTGTCTGTGCAGagctctgttagacacacagcGACCAGATGGAGGTCAGTTTAAAGCTCAACTGTCATTCGCTCTCTTACTGTGTCTCTAGACGTCTTATTGTCCACAGTGTCACTGTCTGAATGGAGGAGAGAGTGACTGAGGGGTGTTCACTACTGTTACGAACCACTCGCGCTCCAACTCTCCTGAGTATTACTTAGTTACACCTGCACCTCATCAGCCACATCCCATTTGCAGCCTTTAagtttcctctctcctctctcttccttttgAAGCCCCTTCCATGAGATTCACTAACCTGTCAATTTGTCTTCTTTGCCCTCTGGTGTTTCAACCTCTGTTTTTCCCCTCAGGACCCGTCTATCGCCTAGCCCCTCGGATAATCTCTGGACTCTGCCTCCCCGGTGTGACCCACGCTTTCCCTGActacacttactggaataaacCCGTCTGGACCGTTCACGTCTCTACGATTCACTTAGTCCTagctttaaataaaattcctgCAATTGGATCCTTgactttctctgtgttttttgagaCGTTACAACTACTCACCTTAAAAGTGTTTACAGCCTGTTTCAGCTTCTGCAGCAGCTTCTTTTTCTCCTGGATTCTCTGCTCTGATTTCTCCCGCACCTCTTTTACCTGACTCTGAGGACAAAGGTATTCAAACGTTGCTGAATCACGGGAAGACGGGTGTTGTCTGGTCAAATATTTACGGACTTGTTTCGACATCTTCTAGAGAGTCGGTCCAAATACATTTATGTAACATTTCCTGATATGAACTGAAGGAGGTTTTAATCAacagtggaaaaaataaaacagattctACTTTTAGATTCTGAAAGACTCCAGCTCTCACCTGTCTCTCAGCTCTCTCTGCTACAGCTTCAACTGTGTCATGGCCTCTGTGTTCACGCATCGTACACAAATAACAGATGCACGTTTGGTCGGTGCGACAGTAGATCTCCATCAGTTTGGGGatcacaactggactttaacagcactgttgtatctttaaatgtttatttacagtgtttataccTTTAGTAACCAATAACGTACCTCTATCATACCTTTTTTACTGAGAATGTACTTTGAATACAGTCAGACACCTGCAGAGACactactgtgttctacacagaTCCAATCAGAACCAGACACAGTGCAGTGTTtcatttattagtttattaacGCATGAAGAGAATCAGTGTCCTACAGATACATCCCACATTCTCTGTTAGGAACAACACACAGCAGAGGAGCTGAATAAATAGTCTATAGAACACAGGACCTGATTGTTCAAGCTCTTCAGTGAGGTGTGGTACAGCAGCAGAAATATTAAGATGTGCACTGGACCTGGAACACACCACAGGACCCCAACCCTAAAGACATGACATGGGAAGACTGTGGAAGATCTGGAAGTCTGTAGGAAGAAGGTGCTTTAGAACAGCTGCTGTtctctgtgttcactgtgaAGACGTGTAGTGGATAAAGAGCTTTAATGAAGTGGACTCCACCTGTCGTTTTACTCTGATGAATGTGTGACACCTCTGAGAGAAGCTGAATAATGTATTGAATAATCACCAAAATCACAGAGTGACGTGTAAATCTGAAACACGTTTAACCCTTAGATGTCTGAATCATTGTTGCTTTGATCTGTGTGATTGACATTAGTTATTTGCAGGTCATTACAATGTTACATAATTATATACAGAGTtacataattaattacatttactaTAATTACAGACACCCAATATCATAATgtcacaaaatgtaaaaaaacaaaaacaaaaaattaccaGAACTATAGGGTTGAacgatttttttttgtactttttcaAAATCAAAATCTTATACAAATATTTGCTGTTTAGAAACAAAGAAGTTGTTTAGACCGGAAGCTTAGAGTCTGATCTTTGGAAAGACTGTCCTCACTTGTTTCATTAAGGTGAGAACTACAACAGAAGAAGAACTGTTTCAAGATGCAAAAGCCATGAGCCGTTTTTGAACCTATTCTTTAACAGAAGGATGTTAGTCTCCATCACTAAAGCTCTCACTAATGTTCATATTGGATCACAAAACTTCACAGAGGGGCCCGTATAATGAATCCGGATCCCAGCGTAGAGCGGCTGAGTGAAGGTGGTGTGGACGGTGTGAAGGAGGGTCATTGTGTCAGAGACGCTGTAGAAGGATAGAGTTCCTGCGCCGTGATCCACATACACTCCTATTCTGGAGGAGGACGGGGCTGAGATCTTAGTCTCAATGTTGTTGtgccagaaagagagagagggagaacacttcagacaccaggAATGATCATTACCTCCAAACCTAACATCATTACCATTTCCTTTCCTGTTGATCTCTTTATACGAGACGGCTATGTAAACATAGCTCTTACTGCTCAACTCaacctcccagtaacagcgtccactCACACTCTCCTGACTCAGAACCTGACGCCAGTTTTCAAATCTCTCTGGATGGTCAGAGTATGGTTGGACACACTTAATGCTGCTGACCTCTCTGTTGTCCTCAGACAGAATGAGGTTTTTCTGAGCTGTGTTGGGATCCAGAGTCAGTCGAAAGAAATCTACAGAAGAAGATGACTTCAGTTTATGCTTTTAATACCACTTGACCTCATTTCCTTTGATGTAATATACATATTTACAATTTCGAAGTCTGAGAAGTATGAAAGCTACTTTAAAAGTCTTTCccctgtaaataaattacatgatTTTATTATCATTCATCAGCTGTTGTTCTTTTCTAATGTCTTTAAATTCACAGTCCCttcaaacagaaacacagaatattacaaagaaaacattAATTTACTGTTATTACaaaaatctctctgtgtgtgtgtgtgtgtgtgtgtgtgtgtgctttacaTACGTTGTAGAAAGTCTTCTCTGGTCTTTGGTTCCGAGAGTAAAATCTGAACAGCTGCAGCTGTGGAGTCACAACACAATGAAGAATGAacagcagaaaaacagagaCTCTGTTCTGTTCAGATGTTAGAGAAAGTGaatcagactctacagatttaAAGCTGAAACACTAAACTGTGGAGTGCTATATCCTCCAGCTATAGAGGCACTGCAGACAGTTTCTCATGTAGACCTTGTGTGTTTAGGACGTGTGTAGTTGGCTGGAGTTTGGAAAGTTCAAAATCCCCATCCAGACTTTAAAACAACCTAAATACAACAGACTGTGGAAATGTGTCTCTGATTCTGTGTCAGTCTCTAGTGTAGACACTctaacactccacacacacctcatttcACCCTGTCACTGATCAAACAGCAGGACACTCTCACCTTGTTCAGAGACTGTGTTGAGTTTCTCTTCACAGAATTGTTCCAGTTGATTTTTCAGTTCAGAGAGAGATTTGCTCACTTCATTAAATGAGGGACTTTGACTGATGGTGATGGGAGAGTCCTCAGATCCAAAAGAGACACAAAGAGCCTGCAGACTCTACACAAATCAGCATcaatttaacaaataaacattgaTAACAAAGAGCTACAGACAaactacacacttctgtgaACAGACGCAACTCCCTCGTATTCATTTCTGGTGAAACATAAGGAACACAGAACATTAAAGAagatggagttcctctgtgATTCAGACAGTGGTCGTTACCTGGAGGAATTGGAtgtgatcgtctgtgtgtgaaagCTGCTCCAGCTCAGTGTCTCTCCTCTTTAGATCAGAGATCTCCTGCTCCAGCTGTTGAATGTGTTCTTCAGCTCGACTCAGTACAGCCTTCTCCTGAGCTCTGATCAGCTCTGTTACCTCAGAGCGTCTTTCCTCAATGGAGCGGATCAGTTCAGTAAAgatcctctcactgtcctccacCGCTGTCTGTGCAGagctctgttagacacacagtGACCAGATGGAGGTCAGTTTAAAGCTCAACTGTCATTCGCTCTCTTACTGTGTCTCTAGACGTCTTATTGTCCACAGTGTCACTATCTGAATGGAGGAGAGAGTGACTGAGGGGTGCTCACTACTCACCTTAAGAGTGTTTACAGCCTGTTTCAGCTCCTGCAGCAGCTTCTCTTTCTCCTGGATTCTCTGCTCTGTTTCCCCTCGCCCCTCCTTTAACTGACTCTGGGAACATTTTATTGAACATCTCTGGTCAAACATTTACTGACAGTTTCCACTGGTTAATTACAGAGAGTCCATATACATTTCTGTAACATTTCCTCATGTGAACTGAATAGTGTTAATCCAATAGTGGAAATATTAAAGGGAAAACTCcttaaacaataatatttacTGATTCTGAAAGACTGCAGCTCTCACCTGTCTCTCAGCTCTCTCTGCTACAGCTGCCACTGTGTCATGGCCTCTGTGTTCGTGCATCGTACACAAATAACAGATGCATGTTTGATCGGTGCGACAGTAGATCTCCATCAGTTTGTCGTGCTGAGGGCAGATCTTCTCTTGTAGTTTTGAGGAGGCTTTGACCAGTTTGTGCTTGATCAAGGCTGGAATTTCAAGATGAGGTTTAAGGTGAAATTCACAAAGCGAAGCCACACAAATCAGACAGGACTGGACGGCTTTGTGTTTCCTCCCGGTGCAGAAATCACACTCCACATCTCCAGGTCCAGCATAACAGTGAGCAGGAGAAGCAGCTCTGAGCTCCGTCTTCTTCAGTTTCTCCACCACTTCAGCTATAACATTGTTTCTGCGTAGAACAGGCCTCAAAGTGAAGGTCTCTCTGCACTGGGGGCAGCTGTAGACTCCCGTCTGATCTTCCTGATCCCAGCAGTTGTTAATACACACCTTACAGAAGCTGTGTCCACAGGGAACCGTCACTGGATCCTTCAGCagatccaaacagactggacaCACGAACTGATCCTGATCAACTGAAATACTGGCCTCTGCCATTGTCCTGCACTCACTGACTGAGAGAGAGCAGCACTCTGAGTTCAGTTTCGTTTTCCTCTGAACTGAGGAGGAGTGGCTTCCTGATTCTGAGTttcagagcgagagagagagagagagagagagagagagagagagagagagagagagagagagagagagagagagagagagagagagagagagcaggatcAAATTACATAGAGTTACTAAGTAGGAGTGTCTCTTTTAAAGCCACATTGCCCATTCTCACAAAACGTGCCAGTGTACAAACTGCTTTGGATAACTATCTGCTTATGACTCGAATCATTGAAGCTGGACTTAATCACCAGAGGAGGGAGTAAGCACTGTTCAACAAACTCTGAAATCAACACTGGAGCAGCAGTGAAGTCTCAcattgtacactgtcagaaaaactctcactgtggtggtaccctcaaggtcatatatttatttagttagggAATGTAATTTatccttattctattataaatgTAGTTTTCAAACGTGTGTTGATTTCATTCGCctgatttcatctccaggactgattttatgttgttttatttaccaCAGTTCTATAAAGAAATCTTAccaatattcacctctccttttgGGAAAGAGACTGTAGTggacctttagggaacacaactggactttaacagcactgttgtatctttaaatgttcatttacagtgtttataccTTTAGTAACCAATAACGTACCTCTATCATACCTTTTTTACTGAGAATGTACGTTGAATACAGTCAGACACCTGTAGAGACactactgtgttctacacagaTCCAATCAGAACCAGACACAGTGCAGTGTTtcatttattagtttattaatgCATGTATAGAATCACGTTTAACCCTTAGATGTCTGAAGCATTGTTGCTTTGATCTGTGTGATTGACATTAATTATTTGCAGGTCATTACAATGTTACATGATTATATACAGAGTTACATAATTAATTACATGTACTATAATTACAGACACCCAATACCTTCTTCATAATGTCACAGaatgtcaaacaaacaaacaaaaaattaccAGAAATATAGGGTtgaaagatatatatattttttgtacgTTTTCAAAATCAAAATCTCAGACAAATATTTGCTGTTTACAAGCAAAGAAGTTGTTTAGAACAGAAGCTTAGAGTCTGATCTTTGGAGAAACTGTCCTCACTTGTTTCATTAAGGTGAGAATTACAACAGAAGAAGAACTGTTTCAAGATGCAAAAGCCATGAGCCGTTTTTGAACCTATTCTTTAACAGATGGATGTTAGTCTCCATCACTAAAGCTCTCACTAATGTTCATATTGGATCACAGAACTTCACAGTGGAGCCAGTATAATGAATCCAGAACCCAGCGTAGAGCGGCTGAGTGAAGGTGGTGTGGACGGTGTGAAGGAGGGTCATTGTGTCAGAGacgctgtagaaggacagagttcCTGCGCCGTGATCCACATACACTCCTATTCTGGAGGAGGGTGGGGCTGAGATCTTAGTCTCAATGTTGTTGTGCCAGAAAGTGAAGGAGGTAGAACACTGCAGACTCCAGGACTGATC from Hoplias malabaricus isolate fHopMal1 chromosome 7, fHopMal1.hap1, whole genome shotgun sequence includes the following:
- the LOC136701909 gene encoding E3 ubiquitin/ISG15 ligase TRIM25-like codes for the protein MAEASISVDQDQFVCPVCLDLLKDPVTVPCGHSFCKVCINNCWDQEDQTGVYSCPQCRETFTLRPVLRRNNVIAEVVEKLKKTELRAASPAHCYAGPGDVECDFCTGRKHKAVQSCLICVASLCEFHLKPHLEIPALIKHKLVKASSKLQEKICPQHDKLMEIYCRTDQTCICYLCTMHEHRGHDTVAAVAERAERQSQLKEGRGETEQRIQEKEKLLQELKQAVNTLKSSAQTAVEDSERIFTELIRSIEERRSEVTELIRAQEKAVLSRAEEHIQQLEQEISDLKRRDTELEQLSHTDDHIQFLQSLQALCVSFGSEDSPITISQSPSFNEVSKSLSELKNQLEQFCEEKLNTVSEQAAAVQILLSEPKTREDFLQHFFRLTLDPNTAQKNLILSEDNREVSSIKCVQPYSDHPERFENWRQVLSQESVSGRCYWEVELSSKSYVYIAVSYKEINRKGNGNDVRFGGNDHSWCLKCSPSLSFWHNNIETKISAPSSSRIGVYVDHGAGTLSFYSVSDTMTLLHTVHTTFTQPLYAGIRIHYTGPSVKFCDPI
- the LOC136702744 gene encoding tripartite motif-containing protein 16-like, giving the protein MREHRGHDTVEAVAERAERQSQVKEVREKSEQRIQEKKKLLQKLKQAVNTFKSSAQTAVEDSERIFTELIRSIEERRSEVTELIRAQEKAELSRAEEHIQQLEQEISDLKRRDTELEQLSHTDDHIQFLQSLQALCVSSGSEHPPIFISQNLLFDEVSKSLSELKKQLEQFCEEKLNTVSEQAAAVQILLSEPKTREHFLQYFCRLTLDPNTAQKNLILSEDNRAVSSTNCVQPYSDHPERFEHYTQVLSQESVSGRCYFEVDLSRTICDFVSVSYKEINRKGNGNDVWFGGNDQSWSLRGYPPISLFHNNIETNISAQSSSRIGVYVDHGAGTLSFYSVSDTMTLLHTVHTTFTQPLYAGFWLFNNDATVKFCDPI